The proteins below are encoded in one region of Mya arenaria isolate MELC-2E11 chromosome 15, ASM2691426v1:
- the LOC128219533 gene encoding uncharacterized protein LOC128219533 isoform X2, with amino-acid sequence MDEEKASSTEHLLWVRQGSNRREILSKNVKIFLLTLVVALLISICTLSIVAVIYSYHAWADIAQIKNELEEKYDSDIVNTTPQAVSEWLKNFDGEFDSESEEEFLDDADYDYDDSEDYEDEISVKEYDDSDASDGDEDLDNSDEYHYGSGDSLSEGVAGKRIIEKRDAEDSADFFVKDEKRVSETDNIGRSKRAKKGKRRLAKIAKKVKEMEGDIKALTEELKKKSSSNLKAAHFVDRFSDDFVKRNLQAYSEYEMPETSAALKIFKEADWVKDSPVTLTNNSKAVVKKSGLFFVYASVMLEGREQKKTISIIFKNQNGTAIGNYTCQTGVHVAHFGSNATQSQTCSIQGLMSLNAKDTIEIFGKKDSAGLLTNFGVIQISQTS; translated from the exons atggATGAAGAGAAGGCATCATCAACGGAGCATTTGTTGTGGGTTAGACAGGGATCTAACAGGCGAGAAATTCTTTCAAAAAATGTGAAGATATTTTTGTTAACACTGGTTGTGGCGTTGTTAATATCAATATGCACACTTTCAATCGTGGCTGTAATATACAGCTACCATGCATGGGCAGATATTGCACAGATTAAAAATGAACTTGAAGAGAAATACGACAGTGATATTGTTAATACAACTCCGCAGGCGGTATCAGAGTGGTTAAAAAACTTTGATGGAGAATTTGACTCAGAGAGCGAGGAAGAATTCTTGGATGATGCAGATTACGATTATGATGACAGTGAAGACTACGAAGATGAAATTTCTGTGAAGGAATACGACGACAGTGATGCATCCGATGGTGACGAAGACCTGGATAACAGCGATGAGTATCATTATGGATCTGGGGATAGCCTGTCCGAAGGAGTTGCTGGAAAGAGGATTATCGAAAAGAGGGACGCTGAAGACAGCGCGGACTTCTTCGTTAAAGACGAGAAAAGGGTTTCTGAAACAGATAACATA GGTAGAAGCAAACGGgcgaaaaaaggaaaaaggagaCTTGCAAAGA TTGCAAAGAAAGTCAAGGAAATGGAGGGAGATATAAAGGCTTTGACAGAGGAGCTTAAAAAG aaaagCAGCAGTAACCTGAAAGCCGCCCATTTCGTCGATAGGTTTTCTGACGATTTTGTAAAACGCAATTTACAGGCCTACAGTGAATATGAAATGCCAG AGACATCCGCCGCACTGAAGATCTTTAAAGAAGCAGACTGGGTGAAAGATTCACCGGTGACTCTAACCAACAACTCTAAGGCCGTGGTCAAGAAATCAGGATTGTTCTTCGTTTATGCATCG GTTATGCTAGAAGGAAGAGAACAAAAGAAGACGATttcaatcattttcaaaaaccaAAACGGGACAGCGATCGGCAATTACACGTGCCAAACGGGTGTGCACGTGGCTCACTTTGGAAGCAATGCAACACAATCCCAAACCTGTTCCATTCAAGGCCTAATGTCCCTGAATGCAAAAGATACTATTGAGATATTTGGCAAGAAAGACTCCGCTGGCCTCTTGACAAACTTTGGCGTTATTCAGATCAGCCAAACTAGCTAG
- the LOC128220365 gene encoding uncharacterized protein LOC128220365 encodes MPNVDISDEIYVPNDIAESLGERDKREVFKDVLSQKTKGKSLLRFDKEHAEYPGGRIHSALLNLQEETRQESAINARYRRAAKQKRKCKQDPSKCNKRGNNGSRRSKNKLAKRITELELRVTAMAKSANEVTEANLKSAHFVGLPPSAFEKKSKQSKKLLKFQIAHKDQQPPIHLKDPSTAVVDEAGTYFVYASALVRSKSVDTYIEIEFKDQQGTLKERSISQNGVDIGVNVGVTRESQSKTCTLHGLVSLDVSDSIRLYVNNDESTKFETFGVIKINNFN; translated from the exons ATGCCGAATGTCGATATAAGTGACGAGATATATGTTCCAAACGATATCGCAGAGAGTCTTGGTGAAAGGGATAAAAGGGAAGTCTTCAAAGATGTTTTAAGTCAGAAAACTAAAGGCAAGTCTTTGTTGAGGTTTGACAAAGAACATGCAGAATATCCTGGAGGAAGAATCCATAGCGCGCTTTTAAACTTGCAAGAAGAAACGAGGCAAGAATCAGCAATCAATGCCCGATACAGAAGAGctgcaaaacaaaaaagaaagtGCAAACAAGATCCGAGCAAATGCAACAAGCGTGGAAACAATGGCTCGAGGAGATCGAAAAATAAAC ttGCAAAGCGAATAACAGAGTTGGAACTTCGTGTTACCGCGATGGCCAAGTCAGCTAACGAGGTA accGAGGCTAATCTGAAATCAGCACACTTCGTCGGATTACCGCCATCTGCGTTTGAGAAAAAGAGCAAACAAT cTAAAAAACTTCTGAAGTTTCAAATAGCACACAAGGATCAACAACCTCCCATTCACTTAAAAGATCCTTCTACAGCAGTGGTTGATGAAGCAGGAACATATTTCGTTTATGCTTCG GCTTTAGTTAGAAGCAAGTCGGTCGACACCTACATTGAGATTGAGTTTAAAGACCAACAAGGCACATTGAAAGAAAGGTCCATTAGTCAAAATGGCGTGGACATTGGCGTGAATGTTGGTGTCACACGCGAAAGTCAAAGCAAAACTTGTACGCTGCATGGTCTTGTTTCTCTTGATGTTAGTGATTCAATACGACTTTATGTGAATAACGATGAAAGCACAAAGTTCGAAACTTTCGGGGTAATTaagataaacaatttcaattaa
- the LOC128219533 gene encoding uncharacterized protein LOC128219533 isoform X1 — MDEEKASSTEHLLWVRQGSNRREILSKNVKIFLLTLVVALLISICTLSIVAVIYSYHAWADIAQIKNELEEKYDSDIVNTTPQAVSEWLKNFDGEFDSESEEEFLDDADYDYDDSEDYEDEISVKEYDDSDASDGDEDLDNSDEYHYGSGDSLSEGVAGKRIIEKRDAEDSADFFVKDEKRVSETDNIGRSKRAKKGKRRLAKIAKKVKEMEGDIKALTEELKKKSSSNLKAAHFVDRFSDDFVKRNLQAYSEYEMPVKCEFISSLDGILCLNKTFTPKTSAALKIFKEADWVKDSPVTLTNNSKAVVKKSGLFFVYASVMLEGREQKKTISIIFKNQNGTAIGNYTCQTGVHVAHFGSNATQSQTCSIQGLMSLNAKDTIEIFGKKDSAGLLTNFGVIQISQTS; from the exons atggATGAAGAGAAGGCATCATCAACGGAGCATTTGTTGTGGGTTAGACAGGGATCTAACAGGCGAGAAATTCTTTCAAAAAATGTGAAGATATTTTTGTTAACACTGGTTGTGGCGTTGTTAATATCAATATGCACACTTTCAATCGTGGCTGTAATATACAGCTACCATGCATGGGCAGATATTGCACAGATTAAAAATGAACTTGAAGAGAAATACGACAGTGATATTGTTAATACAACTCCGCAGGCGGTATCAGAGTGGTTAAAAAACTTTGATGGAGAATTTGACTCAGAGAGCGAGGAAGAATTCTTGGATGATGCAGATTACGATTATGATGACAGTGAAGACTACGAAGATGAAATTTCTGTGAAGGAATACGACGACAGTGATGCATCCGATGGTGACGAAGACCTGGATAACAGCGATGAGTATCATTATGGATCTGGGGATAGCCTGTCCGAAGGAGTTGCTGGAAAGAGGATTATCGAAAAGAGGGACGCTGAAGACAGCGCGGACTTCTTCGTTAAAGACGAGAAAAGGGTTTCTGAAACAGATAACATA GGTAGAAGCAAACGGgcgaaaaaaggaaaaaggagaCTTGCAAAGA TTGCAAAGAAAGTCAAGGAAATGGAGGGAGATATAAAGGCTTTGACAGAGGAGCTTAAAAAG aaaagCAGCAGTAACCTGAAAGCCGCCCATTTCGTCGATAGGTTTTCTGACGATTTTGTAAAACGCAATTTACAGGCCTACAGTGAATATGAAATGCCAG TTAAATGCGAGTTTATATCATCGCTGGACGGAATATtatgtttgaacaaaacattCACCCCGA AGACATCCGCCGCACTGAAGATCTTTAAAGAAGCAGACTGGGTGAAAGATTCACCGGTGACTCTAACCAACAACTCTAAGGCCGTGGTCAAGAAATCAGGATTGTTCTTCGTTTATGCATCG GTTATGCTAGAAGGAAGAGAACAAAAGAAGACGATttcaatcattttcaaaaaccaAAACGGGACAGCGATCGGCAATTACACGTGCCAAACGGGTGTGCACGTGGCTCACTTTGGAAGCAATGCAACACAATCCCAAACCTGTTCCATTCAAGGCCTAATGTCCCTGAATGCAAAAGATACTATTGAGATATTTGGCAAGAAAGACTCCGCTGGCCTCTTGACAAACTTTGGCGTTATTCAGATCAGCCAAACTAGCTAG